In the Hermetia illucens chromosome 1, iHerIll2.2.curated.20191125, whole genome shotgun sequence genome, TCCTTGATGGAAGGGAGCTTCGCGTCCAGATGGCCCGATATGGCCGTCCCACGTCGCCGCATAGACGAAGCGGTTCAGGACGTGGTGGCGGTGGAGGACGACGACGCAGGTCACGTTCACCGCGTCGTCGCTCCAGAAGTCCGCGAAGGCGAAATGCCTCGTTCTCGCCAAGGTCGCGTTCTCGATCATTCGGAAGTAGATCGCCTACGAGAAGAGGAAAATTCTCAAGATCCCGCAGCCCCGTGGCCAGGAAGTCATTCAGTCGGAGCAACAGCAGAAACGGACGGAGCGTGTCACGCAGTCCTAGTCGAAGTAGAAGTTAAGATGCGATGCCGGGAACCTGACGAAGGCATGGTAAGCTATTTAACTGAATCCATAAGTGAAATATACCCAAGATTTCCTGTGCAACCTAGATTTTCTCTAAATCCCGAAAGCATTTCTTTTGCGCGCTAAATGTTACTTCTGAGAGAGTCAGGAACCTTCCGCACGcatattttttgttgatttacTGCAGACTTTCACGGGATTCTCGTCTTCCGGGCTTCGCCGCAGCATACAACTCTCGAGAGTCGTCTAGTCATGATTCTGCGTTAAACAAATTTGTGGCACTCCGCAGTCTTCGACTGAACCAATTTCCGCTTAAAGTACATTACATAGAATAGTGTTTGGGGTTTTGATAGCAGGTAAGGTGACGGGATTTCGCACAAAGCTGTTGCCTGCTACAGTCAAGTCTGCGTGGTTCATAAGTACGCGTAAATCATGCATGTTGAGAAGAGTGTTTCTCCCGCTCATTGGAAGAGACAGAAGTTAATTTTGCTACCGAATTCCAGGCCCCTCATCCTCCCTCTCTGTTTTTTAGTCACTCTGCGGATCATGTTGGTGACGGTGACCTATAACAGACTGCTTTCAATTGACTAGCTTACGGAGTGATCTACCAAAGGAACAGTACGGATTTTAGTGAGCCCGTTCAATGGTCAATGCGTTAGCGATGGCCCTGGCTCTAACATTGGAGGCGATATCCGTTGGTAGGTGCTGCACAATGTTGCTATCGACTTTAATTTGGCCAAATGGAGTTAGATTAGCGCCACTTGGACTAAACTGGATGTCACTAGTTGGGTCGGAGAAACTTTGCTGGCACATGACGGACAATGGACTGTAAGAGCGAACTGTGAAAGCAGGTATCCTTCAGGATTCCCCATTGGGGGCCCTACTTTGGAACAgcatgtatgatggagtgtttGGACTTCACGTGCC is a window encoding:
- the LOC119654712 gene encoding serine/arginine-rich splicing factor 2 yields the protein MSHNNRPPPRIDGMISLKVDNLTYRTTPEDLRRVFERCGEVGDIYIPRDRFTRESRGFAFVRFYDKRDAEDALEAMDGRVLDGRELRVQMARYGRPTSPHRRSGSGRGGGGGRRRRSRSPRRRSRSPRRRNASFSPRSRSRSFGSRSPTRRGKFSRSRSPVARKSFSRSNSRNGRSVSRSPSRSRS